In a single window of the Agrobacterium tumefaciens genome:
- a CDS encoding LacI family DNA-binding transcriptional regulator: MKDGDSCNAVPTITDVARVAGVSRATAARVLGGYGTVREKTCERVLDAAKHLAYHPNQLARSMATGLSKTIGVIIPDIQNPNLARAIRAIMDTASAHSFTVILATTDEDIALERDAIRSLLAKRVDGLIITPTSSSEIEHLANAWQRGYPVVLLERRIATLRADTFAVDNFGASYEAAKSLILRGHSNVALVSEVSAHVSPQALISPVREWIEGYRAALHDAEIPFSPNLVVLGGWDPQNLAQQVRVLCASPDRPTAFLATNSSAALLLLGVLRNMNLSIPEDVSLICFDNADWTDAVAPPLTVISQPVRDLAVAATEHLIGRLKGKPSTSAVETLMSAVLIHRASVGDALHSETVLPKSRDFRC, from the coding sequence ATGAAAGACGGCGATAGCTGCAACGCCGTTCCGACCATCACCGATGTTGCACGCGTCGCGGGTGTGTCAAGGGCCACGGCCGCAAGAGTGCTGGGTGGGTATGGCACCGTCCGTGAAAAGACGTGCGAACGCGTTCTGGACGCCGCAAAGCACTTGGCGTACCACCCAAACCAGCTCGCGCGTAGCATGGCGACCGGCCTCAGCAAAACGATCGGCGTCATTATCCCGGATATCCAGAATCCGAATTTGGCACGGGCTATTCGGGCCATTATGGATACGGCCAGTGCGCACAGTTTTACCGTGATCCTGGCGACGACCGATGAGGATATCGCGCTGGAGCGTGACGCTATTCGATCTCTCCTAGCCAAGCGGGTTGATGGATTGATCATCACGCCAACCTCAAGCAGCGAGATAGAGCACCTCGCAAATGCGTGGCAAAGAGGCTACCCGGTTGTCCTCCTTGAGAGAAGAATCGCTACCCTACGCGCCGACACTTTCGCCGTCGACAATTTTGGTGCAAGTTATGAGGCAGCCAAGTCGCTCATTCTTCGAGGCCACTCGAATGTCGCATTGGTGTCGGAAGTTTCCGCCCACGTAAGTCCGCAGGCCCTGATCTCGCCCGTGCGCGAGTGGATCGAAGGGTATCGCGCAGCATTGCACGACGCTGAAATCCCGTTCTCGCCCAATCTTGTCGTTCTGGGCGGTTGGGATCCACAGAATCTCGCCCAGCAAGTGCGTGTGCTCTGCGCGTCCCCCGACAGACCCACGGCATTTCTGGCAACGAACAGTTCCGCCGCCCTCTTGCTCCTTGGGGTGCTGAGGAACATGAACCTTTCGATCCCAGAGGATGTCTCTCTCATCTGCTTTGACAATGCAGATTGGACTGACGCTGTAGCGCCCCCACTGACCGTGATTTCTCAACCAGTAAGAGATCTCGCCGTAGCCGCCACAGAGCACCTGATCGGCCGTTTGAAGGGCAAGCCGTCAACCTCTGCCGTTGAAACCCTTATGTCGGCGGTCCTAATACACCGGGCTTCCGTGGGAGATGCTTTGCATAGCGAGACCGTCTTACCAAAGTCGAGAGATTTTCGCTGCTAA
- a CDS encoding methionine ABC transporter permease, protein MSPIMIELLIRSVWETVLMTAASGIISLAFGLPLGLALVATSRGGIAESLWLNSVLGAIINAFRSLPFIILLVALIPLTRLIVGTSIGTWAAIVPLSIAATPYYARIAEVSLREVDRGLIEAVRAMGGNRWTIIREVLIPEALPGIVSGFTVTIVTLIGASAMAGAIGAGGLGDLAIRYGYQRFETTVMIAVVAVLIVLVCGIQWLGDRMVKRLDHRA, encoded by the coding sequence ATGTCACCAATCATGATTGAACTTCTTATCCGCTCGGTTTGGGAGACGGTGCTGATGACGGCCGCATCCGGGATCATTTCGCTGGCATTCGGCCTACCGCTCGGGCTGGCACTGGTTGCAACGTCGCGGGGCGGCATCGCCGAAAGCCTCTGGCTTAATAGCGTCCTCGGCGCCATCATCAACGCCTTTCGCTCCTTGCCGTTCATCATTCTGCTGGTTGCACTCATCCCACTCACCCGGCTGATCGTCGGTACCTCGATTGGCACTTGGGCAGCGATCGTGCCGCTCTCGATCGCGGCGACACCGTACTACGCCCGCATCGCTGAAGTTTCATTGCGGGAGGTTGATCGCGGATTAATCGAAGCCGTGAGGGCAATGGGCGGCAATCGCTGGACGATTATCCGCGAGGTGCTCATTCCGGAAGCCCTACCCGGTATCGTCAGCGGTTTCACGGTAACGATCGTCACTCTGATCGGCGCTTCAGCCATGGCAGGCGCCATCGGTGCCGGCGGACTAGGGGATCTAGCAATACGTTACGGTTACCAGCGTTTTGAAACCACAGTGATGATCGCCGTCGTCGCCGTCCTGATTGTTTTGGTCTGCGGAATCCAGTGGCTTGGTGACCGCATGGTCAAGCGGTTGGACCATCGAGCCTGA